In the Cytophagia bacterium CHB2 genome, one interval contains:
- the gnd gene encoding decarboxylating NADP(+)-dependent phosphogluconate dehydrogenase, with product MSAKADIGLIGLAVMGQNLVLNMNDHGYTVAVYNRTTSKVDDFLQSSAKDTQVIGAHTIEELLGNLKKPRRVMLMVKAGQPVDDFIELLLPHLESGDIIIDGGNSNYEDTMRRTQYVENKGLLYIGTGVSGGEEGARHGPSIMPGGSPKAWEAVKPIFQAIAAKVNGEPCCDWVGENGAGHYVKMVHNGIEYGDMQLICEAYDLMKRGLGMSNEEMHHVFARFNKGKLDSYLIEITRDILSYHDENGAAVVDLILDAAGQKGTGKWTVISSMDLGIPITLVSEAVYARSLSAMKDERVQAAKMLKGPAVKFEGNKEKFVDDLEQAMYAAKIISYAQGYMLLRAAAQQYKWNLNYGGIALMWRGGCIIRSVFLGDIRNAFQRNPHLTNLLMDSFFSEQVMAAQAAWRRVVMQATELGIAIPAMASALNFFDGYRQERLPANLLQAQRDYFGAHTYERIDQPRGQFFHTNWTGRGGDVTAGKYNN from the coding sequence CTGAACATGAATGATCACGGCTATACCGTTGCAGTTTACAACCGCACGACTTCGAAGGTCGACGACTTCCTGCAGAGCAGCGCCAAAGACACGCAGGTGATCGGCGCACACACGATTGAGGAATTGCTTGGCAATTTGAAAAAGCCGCGCCGTGTGATGTTGATGGTGAAGGCCGGACAACCGGTGGATGATTTCATCGAGTTGCTCCTTCCCCACCTCGAATCCGGCGACATCATTATCGACGGCGGCAATTCCAATTATGAAGACACCATGCGCCGCACGCAATATGTGGAGAACAAAGGCTTGCTCTACATCGGCACTGGAGTTTCGGGCGGCGAAGAGGGCGCACGCCATGGACCTTCGATCATGCCGGGCGGCAGTCCCAAGGCTTGGGAAGCGGTAAAACCGATCTTTCAAGCCATTGCCGCGAAAGTGAATGGCGAGCCGTGTTGCGATTGGGTCGGCGAAAACGGCGCCGGCCATTACGTGAAAATGGTGCACAACGGCATCGAATACGGCGACATGCAGCTCATTTGCGAGGCCTACGATCTGATGAAGCGCGGCCTGGGCATGAGCAATGAAGAAATGCATCATGTTTTCGCGCGCTTCAATAAGGGCAAACTCGATTCCTATCTCATCGAAATCACGCGCGACATTCTGAGCTATCACGACGAGAACGGCGCCGCCGTGGTCGATCTCATTCTCGATGCCGCCGGGCAAAAAGGCACCGGCAAGTGGACCGTCATTTCTTCGATGGATTTGGGCATTCCGATCACGCTGGTCAGCGAGGCGGTTTACGCGCGCTCGCTTTCCGCGATGAAAGATGAACGCGTGCAAGCCGCGAAGATGCTCAAAGGACCAGCGGTGAAATTCGAGGGTAACAAGGAAAAATTTGTCGACGATCTTGAACAAGCGATGTACGCGGCGAAAATCATCTCGTATGCGCAAGGCTACATGTTGCTACGCGCCGCTGCTCAGCAATACAAATGGAACTTGAACTACGGCGGCATCGCGCTGATGTGGCGCGGCGGCTGCATCATCCGCTCAGTTTTTCTGGGCGACATTCGCAACGCCTTTCAGCGCAATCCCCATCTCACCAATTTGTTGATGGACTCTTTCTTCAGCGAACAAGTGATGGCAGCGCAGGCGGCATGGCGCCGCGTGGTGATGCAGGCCACCGAGCTGGGTATTGCCATTCCCGCCATGGCTTCGGCATTGAACTTTTTTGACGGCTACCGCCAGGAACGCCTGCCGGCGAATTTGCTGCAGGCGCAGCGCGATTATTTCGGCGCGCACACTTACGAACGAATTGATCAGCCGCGCGGTCAGTTCTTTCACACCAATTGGACCGGCCGCGGTGGCGACGTGACTGCCGGCAAATACAACAATTGA
- a CDS encoding DUF2088 domain-containing protein produces the protein MIIGKGSPQETLSAAQVLELCGQAFESRNLNGKRILAIIPDNTRSAPIDLMFRSVYQLLAARAAQLDFLIALGTHPALNEAGITQRLGATAEELRTKYPKARIFNHAWNDPQQLRLLGTISAEEVAEISSGMMHEPVPVTINRMIFDYDLLMIIGPTFPHEVVGFSGGNKYLFPGIAGGEIIDMFHWLGALITSPVIIGTKHTPVRKVVDRAASLVPVERMCLSLVVKGKDLAGLYIGAPEEAWNAAADLSEKIHLIYKDRPFKKVLSCAPPMYNDLWVGGKCTYKLEPVVAEDGELIIYAPHIKEVSVSHGKEIQRIGYHVRDYFLKQMDKFKDVPGGIMAHSTHVKGVGTFENGVEKPRMNVILATQIPEKVCRSINLGYCDPSSINVEEWQDREDEGILYVPKAGEILYRLKNDPFKLVK, from the coding sequence ATGATCATCGGCAAAGGCTCTCCCCAAGAAACGCTGAGTGCCGCGCAGGTTTTGGAATTGTGCGGCCAGGCGTTCGAAAGCAGAAACCTCAACGGCAAGCGCATTCTGGCGATTATTCCCGACAACACGCGCAGCGCGCCGATTGACTTGATGTTTCGCAGCGTGTATCAATTGCTGGCGGCGCGTGCGGCACAGTTGGATTTTCTCATTGCACTCGGCACGCATCCGGCGTTGAACGAAGCCGGCATCACGCAGCGGCTCGGCGCCACCGCAGAGGAATTGCGCACGAAATATCCCAAGGCGCGCATTTTCAATCACGCCTGGAATGATCCCCAGCAACTTCGCCTGCTCGGCACAATTTCCGCCGAAGAAGTCGCGGAAATCTCCAGCGGCATGATGCACGAACCTGTTCCGGTCACAATCAACAGAATGATTTTTGATTATGATCTGCTCATGATCATTGGACCCACCTTCCCGCACGAAGTGGTGGGCTTCTCCGGCGGCAACAAATACCTCTTCCCCGGAATCGCGGGCGGCGAGATCATCGACATGTTTCACTGGTTGGGCGCGCTCATCACCAGCCCGGTGATCATCGGCACCAAGCACACGCCGGTACGCAAAGTGGTTGATCGCGCGGCCTCCCTCGTACCGGTGGAGCGCATGTGCCTGAGTTTGGTGGTGAAAGGCAAGGATCTCGCCGGTTTGTACATTGGCGCTCCGGAAGAGGCCTGGAACGCGGCTGCTGACCTCTCTGAAAAAATTCACCTGATTTACAAAGACCGCCCATTTAAGAAAGTTCTATCTTGCGCGCCGCCGATGTATAATGATTTGTGGGTGGGCGGCAAGTGCACCTACAAACTGGAACCTGTAGTTGCTGAGGACGGCGAATTGATCATCTATGCGCCGCATATCAAGGAAGTCTCGGTATCGCACGGCAAAGAAATCCAGCGCATCGGCTATCACGTGCGCGATTACTTTCTCAAGCAAATGGACAAGTTCAAAGATGTTCCCGGCGGCATCATGGCGCACTCCACCCATGTGAAAGGCGTGGGAACGTTCGAGAACGGTGTGGAAAAGCCGCGCATGAACGTCATACTTGCCACGCAGATTCCCGAAAAGGTGTGCCGCAGCATCAACCTCGGGTATTGCGATCCTAGTTCAATTAACGTCGAGGAATGGCAGGATCGCGAAGACGAGGGCATTCTCTACGTTCCCAAAGCGGGCGAAATACTCTATCGGTTGA